The genomic window GTTGTCCAACATGACAAAAGGAAAACCTATCAATAAGAACCGAAAGACAAATTCCTCATAAAAACCTGCGCCCAGACATAAAGCTATTTGTGTAGTCATCCCTAATGAATGTTCATCATAGATTATCAACTTGTAGCCAAAAAAGATAATTGCTACTAAGGGTGCTAATAAGAAGGCATAAATCAGCGATTCTATCATCATACCTACCATGTAAAACTTTTTTATCTTTATGCCCTGCTTTCTATCTCTGTAAATGGCAAAGATGCAAAGCAGTACAACCAATGCACTAGCAACTATACGCCCCCAAAAACCTAACAAATTACTTAATTGCTCTATCCAATTTGCTACACCATTGACTACAGGAGTATTTTGTAATCTAATCAATACTTCATAGCCTAGCAGCAAAGGTAAAGAGAAAACCAACGAATACGATGCCTTTCGGGTGGCTTTGAAATAGCCAATATGTACTTCTCTCGGTTTTTTAGCTTGAAAAAAAGGACTTTCACTGTACATATTTTATTTCAACATTAAATTCCTTTTCCGATGTTTTTAGCATTTCCGCAATAGCAGGTGTAACTCTAAGTAAATAGGTTAAAGTGGGTTCGTTAGCTTCTATGCGTGCATAAACACTTTTCTTATTAGCTGGGTTAATAATAGTGATAATCGTACCTATTTTCAAATCCTTATGAATAGCCCCAAAACTGTCAGGCTTCAACAAACTGTCTGTTACAATTGCTCTACCTGTTTCTGTCTTTTTTTGATACGGTTTGACAAAAACTTCATTCAATACGTCTTTTTTACCTATTTCATCTTGAGCTACTACTTTTACCTGCGGATTAGGATTATCAAAAGCAGCAGGATTTACATCAGTGTCTGATTGTGTAGCGTGCGATATAGGACTGTGATTGGTTTCGTTTGAATTGTTTGAATAACCTACAATCAATTTTTGACCTATTTGTAATGTAGGAGTTTTGGTAAATCCATTCCACGCATAAAGCTTTTGCAGACTAATTCCATGCTTTTGAGCTATTCTGCTTGGGGTGTCCCCAGATTTTACAACATAGTATATAGGCTGCATACTTTGAGTGCGATGATTGGTACTTTGAGATAGCCCTGTGCCACGAGGAATATAGATAATTTGACCTACCCGCAGTTTGTCAATCTCAATACCCGGATTGACTTCCTTAATAGCATTGAGGTTAGTACTGTACTTTTGAGCAAGTGCAGAGATGGTATTACCAGGTTCTATTTTGTAAATTATGCATCGCTTA from Bacteroidia bacterium includes these protein-coding regions:
- a CDS encoding CPBP family glutamic-type intramembrane protease — its product is MYSESPFFQAKKPREVHIGYFKATRKASYSLVFSLPLLLGYEVLIRLQNTPVVNGVANWIEQLSNLLGFWGRIVASALVVLLCIFAIYRDRKQGIKIKKFYMVGMMIESLIYAFLLAPLVAIIFFGYKLIIYDEHSLGMTTQIALCLGAGFYEEFVFRFLLIGFPFVMLDNMYPESKMYGTKLLIFAISAALFSYIHYIGTYADVFTWSSFIFRMGAGMVLGIIFLLRGFGIAAWTHAIYDILITFDVLKYFFHS
- a CDS encoding LysM peptidoglycan-binding domain-containing protein gives rise to the protein MLYAKMNLLWIACSFLFSSEYFSTPYDSIGQKMIAGKRCIIYKIEPGNTISALAQKYSTNLNAIKEVNPGIEIDKLRVGQIIYIPRGTGLSQSTNHRTQSMQPIYYVVKSGDTPSRIAQKHGISLQKLYAWNGFTKTPTLQIGQKLIVGYSNNSNETNHSPISHATQSDTDVNPAAFDNPNPQVKVVAQDEIGKKDVLNEVFVKPYQKKTETGRAIVTDSLLKPDSFGAIHKDLKIGTIITIINPANKKSVYARIEANEPTLTYLLRVTPAIAEMLKTSEKEFNVEIKYVQ